Proteins from one Methanococcus maripaludis C5 genomic window:
- a CDS encoding restriction endonuclease — protein MAKTEFLKLDNLNGYDFEDLMARILRKMNYSNVNVTQRSGDKGKDILATYNDGSREYPVVVECKHMKSVGRPVIQKLQGALLHEKGDSPFIKGIVATSGTFSNEAKTYVDEVNGMYSDKMHIDLIDGLKLKELCKKYGIKIVNGKIQVVTEETIAHISKDEMKSQILSEFNKIVGSEKVIPEIKTWKNYKPCYYMNYDLNSQVSTQVGCIYDVRKNGEVIALDGSTGKPLTGKFSSHFITPKIKTQNIPESEFELAKPFEYNENDLEGIAFDKIINDNTKKVTYSGKNNVSYDKVCSPGKRDISINSTRSFYLPSYSNNIKVLNHSYSQKALVNGNDLLKTKDELTICKECGKNTLEQGISYICPVCGKITCKTHTRLDYLDNSPICNADAWTKRLYLQNLYFSSSETLNTFENMWLEMGTLQKIWTDKALVQTTVGGLIFLIIAWRILF, from the coding sequence TTGGCTAAAACCGAATTTTTAAAATTAGATAATCTAAACGGCTATGACTTTGAAGACTTGATGGCCAGAATTTTAAGAAAAATGAATTATTCAAATGTTAACGTAACTCAAAGAAGTGGTGACAAAGGTAAAGATATTTTAGCCACTTATAACGACGGTTCAAGAGAATATCCTGTTGTTGTAGAATGTAAACATATGAAATCAGTGGGTAGACCCGTAATTCAAAAATTACAGGGTGCATTATTACACGAAAAAGGCGACAGTCCATTTATTAAAGGAATCGTGGCAACTTCGGGAACATTTTCAAACGAAGCTAAAACTTATGTTGATGAAGTAAACGGAATGTATTCCGATAAAATGCATATAGACTTAATTGACGGTTTAAAATTAAAAGAACTTTGTAAAAAATACGGAATTAAAATAGTAAATGGCAAAATTCAAGTCGTTACTGAAGAAACTATTGCACACATTTCAAAGGATGAAATGAAATCACAAATACTCTCTGAATTTAACAAAATCGTAGGGTCTGAAAAAGTAATTCCTGAAATTAAAACCTGGAAAAATTATAAACCCTGCTATTACATGAACTATGACTTAAATTCTCAAGTAAGTACTCAGGTCGGCTGTATCTATGACGTTAGGAAAAACGGGGAAGTTATTGCACTTGACGGTTCAACTGGAAAACCTTTAACAGGGAAGTTTTCATCTCATTTTATAACTCCAAAAATTAAAACTCAAAATATCCCTGAAAGTGAATTTGAACTCGCAAAACCTTTTGAATACAATGAAAACGATTTAGAAGGAATTGCTTTTGATAAAATAATAAATGATAACACAAAAAAAGTAACATATTCTGGAAAAAATAACGTTTCATACGATAAAGTATGTTCCCCCGGTAAAAGAGATATTTCAATAAACAGTACAAGATCATTTTACCTGCCATCTTACAGCAACAACATAAAAGTTCTAAATCACAGTTACAGTCAAAAAGCGCTTGTAAATGGGAATGACCTTTTAAAAACAAAAGATGAACTTACAATTTGTAAAGAATGTGGTAAAAATACACTTGAACAGGGTATCTCATATATTTGCCCAGTTTGTGGTAAAATAACATGTAAAACACATACAAGATTAGATTATTTAGATAACTCCCCAATTTGTAATGCTGATGCATGGACCAAAAGACTATATCTTCAAAATTTGTATTTTTCATCTTCAGAAACGCTTAATACTTTTGAAAATATGTGGTTAGAAATGGGTACTCTTCAAAAAATATGGACTGATAAAGCCCTGGTTCAAACTACTGTTGGAGGGCTCATCTTCCTGATTATTGCATGGAGAATATTGTTCTAA
- a CDS encoding pyridoxamine 5'-phosphate oxidase family protein: MIFKIPTMGKEEYDSLVKDSYVSRIAFLGDKYPYIAPFLYVFDGKYMYFLSTKYGRKVELLKNSPYVSVEIENFSKDMSYYRFITLQGKIVHEEDFEKKTEVKKKFLEMISSKNLSNSVLEALGQNSDDPIDSLLTSDNTHIWKLTEVEDIVALKNEK, translated from the coding sequence ATGATTTTTAAAATACCTACTATGGGTAAAGAAGAATACGATTCACTTGTAAAAGACAGTTACGTGTCAAGAATTGCATTTTTAGGGGATAAATATCCATATATTGCACCATTTCTATACGTTTTTGATGGAAAATATATGTATTTTCTTTCAACGAAATATGGTCGTAAAGTCGAGCTTCTAAAAAATAGCCCATATGTATCTGTTGAAATTGAAAATTTTTCCAAAGACATGTCTTATTATAGATTTATAACACTTCAGGGAAAAATTGTTCATGAAGAAGATTTTGAAAAAAAGACCGAAGTAAAAAAGAAATTTTTAGAAATGATAAGTTCAAAAAATCTATCAAATTCGGTTCTTGAAGCACTGGGTCAGAATTCAGACGACCCTATTGACTCTTTACTTACGTCAGATAACACACATATTTGGAAATTAACTGAAGTTGAAGATATTGTTGCACTTAAAAATGAAAAATAG
- a CDS encoding flavodoxin family protein, which yields MKIIAVSGSPRVSGNTNEVIDKIIEGATSKGAEIKFYNLNKMNIRGCQGCMKCRGEYGCSINDDLQEIYRELPETDVLILGSPIYMWQVTSQMKMFLDRLFPVMASDYSPRLKNIKTITVYVQGNPDKNRFSPYFEHNNKMLDFLGLNVTNTLIAAGFYAPGEVSQNEEIMNEALNLGININ from the coding sequence ATGAAAATAATTGCAGTTAGTGGAAGTCCAAGGGTTAGTGGGAATACCAATGAAGTAATTGATAAAATAATTGAAGGGGCAACGTCAAAAGGTGCCGAAATAAAGTTTTATAATTTAAATAAGATGAATATTCGAGGATGTCAGGGATGTATGAAATGTAGGGGAGAATACGGCTGTTCAATAAATGACGATTTGCAGGAAATTTATAGGGAATTACCTGAAACTGATGTTTTGATACTTGGGAGCCCAATTTATATGTGGCAAGTTACAAGTCAAATGAAAATGTTTTTAGACCGGCTTTTTCCAGTAATGGCTTCCGACTATTCGCCTAGATTAAAAAATATAAAAACAATTACTGTTTATGTTCAAGGAAATCCTGATAAAAATAGATTTTCACCATATTTTGAACATAATAATAAGATGTTAGACTTTTTAGGGTTGAATGTCACAAATACATTAATTGCGGCAGGTTTCTATGCTCCTGGAGAAGTATCTCAAAATGAAGAGATCATGAATGAAGCATTAAATCTTGGAATAAATATTAATTAA
- a CDS encoding helix-turn-helix domain-containing protein — translation MLIWKGKKYICPVEVTMDIIGKKWKVLILWHLNESTKRFSELKEVVPGISQKMLAQQLKEMEEDGIIKKTIYPEIPPKVEYSVTEFGKTLFPLLKSMNTWAETYLTERGDYSGDLCNKKC, via the coding sequence ATGTTAATTTGGAAAGGTAAAAAGTATATATGCCCTGTTGAAGTCACAATGGATATCATTGGCAAAAAATGGAAAGTATTAATTCTTTGGCATTTAAATGAAAGTACAAAGCGATTTTCTGAACTTAAAGAAGTAGTCCCTGGGATTAGCCAAAAAATGCTTGCACAGCAGTTAAAAGAGATGGAAGAAGATGGAATTATTAAAAAAACAATTTATCCAGAAATTCCACCAAAAGTAGAGTATTCTGTAACAGAATTTGGAAAAACTCTTTTTCCATTATTAAAATCAATGAATACTTGGGCAGAAACTTATTTGACTGAACGTGGAGATTATTCTGGCGATTTATGCAATAAAAAATGTTAA
- a CDS encoding flavodoxin family protein, producing the protein MKVIAFNGSPRRNGNTSILLNKVLEELNKEGIKTEQIHIAGENLRGCIACNKCFENKDKKCIIQTDSLNEYIKKIIDADGIILGSPTYFTDITAEMKAFIDRLGYVSLANDVLLKRKVGASVVAVRRAGSIHAFNTMNNLFTINQMIIPGSSYWNMGIGNSIGEVSDDEEGMKTMETLGKNIAWLLKKINK; encoded by the coding sequence TTGAAAGTTATTGCATTTAATGGAAGCCCTAGAAGAAATGGAAATACTTCCATTCTCTTAAACAAGGTTTTAGAAGAATTAAATAAAGAAGGAATAAAAACAGAACAGATACATATTGCAGGCGAAAATCTTCGAGGTTGTATCGCATGTAATAAATGTTTTGAAAATAAAGATAAAAAATGTATAATCCAAACGGATAGTCTCAATGAATATATTAAAAAAATAATTGATGCAGACGGAATTATTCTCGGTTCTCCAACGTACTTTACCGACATTACTGCGGAAATGAAAGCCTTTATAGATAGGTTAGGTTATGTTTCTCTCGCAAATGACGTTTTATTAAAAAGAAAAGTTGGTGCGTCTGTTGTTGCCGTAAGAAGGGCAGGTTCAATTCATGCGTTTAACACAATGAACAATTTGTTTACCATAAACCAGATGATAATTCCTGGATCCAGTTACTGGAATATGGGTATTGGAAATTCTATTGGTGAAGTTTCAGACGATGAAGAAGGTATGAAAACAATGGAAACTCTCGGTAAAAATATCGCATGGCTTTTAAAGAAAATTAATAAGTAA
- a CDS encoding ABC transporter permease, whose product MKIKDIISFAGQNIIQKKTQSTLTIIGIVIGILAIVSLISLGYGVQNYIKSEITTAGANVISILPSKDFGGPAAGKNFNDRDVNAIENIREIDEVLPAWFGSYLLEYSDQKYYGSVLAINPSKYQRIYAQTWGYELYKGRWIENNDKYSCMIGYTLATDSFDREIDIGDKITINDKKYKVIGILEETGNPRDDDAVVLSYDMGSELFEIDDEYNVITVVVKSGENVVSIADEIEEELEDSRGDENFSVLTAEQLAESINSIFSVLTIFLVGVSSISLLVGAVGISNTMHMSILERRKEIGILKALGAENNTILSIFVIEAGFLGLFGGIIGSILGIFIAKTVEYFAKIGGYGLIRAWISWELIVGVLVFSFVVGVLSGYFPARNGAKLNPVDTLRGE is encoded by the coding sequence ATGAAAATAAAAGATATTATTTCATTTGCAGGTCAAAATATAATTCAAAAGAAAACCCAGAGTACGTTAACAATAATTGGCATAGTTATTGGGATACTTGCAATCGTAAGTTTGATATCTTTGGGATATGGCGTTCAAAATTACATAAAAAGTGAAATTACAACTGCAGGTGCCAATGTAATTTCAATACTTCCATCGAAAGATTTTGGAGGGCCTGCTGCAGGTAAAAACTTTAATGATCGGGACGTCAATGCTATTGAAAATATACGGGAAATTGATGAAGTTTTGCCCGCATGGTTTGGAAGTTATTTACTGGAATATTCTGATCAAAAATATTATGGGAGTGTTCTTGCAATTAACCCTTCAAAATATCAGAGGATATACGCCCAAACGTGGGGTTATGAACTATACAAGGGTCGTTGGATAGAAAATAATGATAAATATTCATGCATGATTGGTTATACACTTGCAACTGATTCTTTTGATCGTGAAATAGATATTGGGGATAAAATAACAATAAATGATAAAAAATACAAAGTCATAGGGATACTGGAAGAAACTGGGAATCCTCGTGATGACGATGCCGTTGTTTTATCTTACGATATGGGAAGTGAACTTTTCGAAATAGACGACGAATACAACGTAATAACTGTAGTTGTAAAGTCAGGTGAAAATGTAGTTTCCATAGCCGATGAAATTGAAGAAGAACTCGAAGATTCAAGAGGGGATGAAAATTTTTCAGTTTTAACAGCAGAACAGCTTGCAGAATCAATTAACAGTATTTTTAGTGTTTTGACGATATTTTTAGTTGGAGTTTCTAGTATTTCACTTTTAGTTGGTGCTGTTGGGATTTCAAACACGATGCACATGAGCATACTTGAAAGAAGAAAAGAAATAGGTATTTTAAAAGCTCTTGGTGCAGAAAATAACACAATATTATCTATATTTGTTATTGAAGCCGGATTTTTAGGGCTTTTTGGTGGGATCATCGGTTCAATTTTGGGTATTTTTATTGCAAAAACCGTTGAATATTTTGCAAAGATTGGCGGATACGGGCTTATCAGGGCATGGATTTCATGGGAATTAATTGTCGGGGTTTTAGTATTTTCATTTGTAGTCGGGGTTTTAAGTGGGTACTTCCCTGCAAGAAACGGGGCAAAATTGAACCCCGTAGATACATTGAGGGGAGAATAA
- a CDS encoding DUF6544 family protein — translation MQPLLKILILAAFVIILSLVAFEKNSIKNTENIWNKLDKKALENIYFNENMINGNVPPLAKKFINNSIKNGTKIPKTAILDIEGKMRTKIDETAPWNDISSKEILSKNGFVWKAELKSGPLILKGADYYFENNSEINFALYGLIPVVKESNKDITKSASGRLAIELMVWNPWTVFMNKHTEFKDVDSETFSVSFEIDGEPVTVYLKIDDEGNLKEVYMNRWNKLENDSYEYIPFGGTISDQLEQNGLKIAKTLNVGWNYGSREYVQTFYFNVTAAEFY, via the coding sequence ATGCAACCACTATTAAAAATACTGATTTTGGCAGCATTTGTAATTATTTTATCATTGGTGGCATTTGAAAAAAATTCGATAAAAAATACTGAAAATATATGGAATAAACTCGATAAAAAAGCGCTTGAAAATATTTATTTTAATGAAAACATGATAAATGGGAATGTTCCCCCTCTTGCAAAAAAATTCATCAATAATTCGATAAAAAACGGAACTAAAATTCCAAAAACTGCCATTTTAGATATTGAAGGTAAAATGAGAACTAAAATAGATGAAACTGCACCCTGGAATGACATATCTTCTAAAGAAATACTTTCAAAGAACGGTTTTGTATGGAAAGCAGAATTAAAAAGTGGCCCCTTAATTTTAAAAGGTGCTGATTATTATTTTGAAAATAATTCTGAAATAAATTTTGCACTTTATGGATTGATCCCAGTTGTAAAGGAATCCAACAAAGATATAACTAAATCCGCTAGTGGAAGGCTAGCAATAGAGCTGATGGTTTGGAACCCTTGGACAGTTTTTATGAATAAACATACTGAATTTAAAGACGTTGATTCTGAAACTTTTTCAGTATCTTTTGAAATTGATGGTGAACCAGTAACAGTTTATCTAAAAATTGACGATGAAGGTAATTTAAAAGAAGTTTACATGAATAGGTGGAATAAATTAGAAAATGATTCATATGAATATATTCCATTTGGTGGAACAATTTCGGATCAGTTAGAACAGAACGGTTTAAAAATTGCTAAAACACTAAATGTTGGATGGAACTACGGAAGTAGGGAATATGTTCAGACTTTTTATTTTAATGTAACAGCTGCAGAATTTTATTGA
- a CDS encoding cation:proton antiporter — MFIEVSLVIFVAFLISLVMRMLKQPLIIGYILTGILVSPYFLNIVRFEESISTLGHYGVTILLFMVGISLNPGYFKEIGKISVITGLGQIVFTFSIGFLISIFLGYSYIESMYISIALTFSSTIIIMKLISDKGDIDKLYGKISIGFLIVQDIVAMAILILISAFNVQSGAGELLFLLLSKIVLILTAIYIFTKYALSNFISYASKNQEFLFLFSLMWCFTLASIFHLLGFSSEIGALIAGIVLAMFPERYEIASKVRPLRDFFLILFFVVLGVQMTFETSGSFLIPAIILSIFVLFGNPIIVMILMGAFGYTKKTGFLAGLTVAQISEFSLIIASLGLRNGHLSQGIVSMITLIGIITIAGSSYFITYSEKIYSLLSNYLSIFEKKTKMSEKDFKNKNTGEIILFGADRTGKNILNVIENSKERFLIIDYNPKIIKDLSKRGYNSIYGDASNLELLNELNFKESKMLISTISDIETDILLIKTILKSNKNAIIIVIAHKIEDAIKLYEEGASYVIMPHFLGSIHASLMIQKYGLNIEEFLKEKSNHMESLKKSQELFRHTK, encoded by the coding sequence GTGTTCATTGAGGTTAGTTTAGTAATATTTGTTGCTTTTTTAATATCATTAGTCATGAGGATGCTAAAACAACCCTTAATTATCGGGTACATACTAACAGGAATATTGGTAAGCCCTTATTTTTTGAATATTGTACGATTTGAAGAATCCATATCTACCTTGGGCCACTATGGGGTAACTATTTTGTTATTTATGGTAGGAATTAGTTTAAATCCCGGATATTTCAAAGAAATTGGTAAAATTTCCGTAATAACGGGACTTGGACAAATAGTATTTACTTTTTCAATCGGATTTTTAATATCTATTTTTTTAGGATATTCTTATATCGAATCAATGTACATTTCAATTGCATTAACATTCAGTAGTACAATAATTATCATGAAATTAATTTCTGATAAAGGAGATATCGATAAATTATACGGTAAAATTTCTATCGGATTTTTAATCGTTCAGGATATTGTTGCAATGGCAATATTGATACTAATCTCTGCATTTAACGTACAATCCGGTGCTGGAGAACTATTATTTCTACTCCTATCAAAAATCGTTTTAATTTTAACCGCCATTTATATTTTTACAAAGTATGCTCTTTCAAATTTTATATCATATGCATCCAAAAATCAAGAATTTTTGTTTTTATTTTCATTGATGTGGTGTTTTACATTAGCTTCCATATTTCATCTTTTGGGGTTTTCAAGTGAAATCGGAGCATTGATTGCAGGCATTGTGCTTGCCATGTTTCCAGAACGTTATGAAATAGCTTCAAAAGTAAGGCCTTTAAGAGATTTCTTTTTGATTTTATTTTTTGTAGTTTTAGGAGTTCAGATGACATTTGAAACGTCAGGATCTTTCCTAATTCCTGCAATAATCCTTTCAATTTTTGTTTTGTTTGGAAACCCAATAATTGTCATGATACTTATGGGAGCTTTTGGATATACGAAAAAAACGGGATTTCTTGCAGGACTTACTGTAGCGCAGATTAGTGAATTTTCATTGATAATTGCGTCACTAGGGCTTAGGAATGGCCATCTTTCACAGGGAATAGTTTCAATGATTACACTTATTGGCATAATCACGATTGCAGGATCCAGCTACTTTATAACATATTCTGAAAAGATATATTCTTTACTTTCAAATTACCTTTCAATATTTGAAAAGAAGACTAAAATGTCTGAAAAAGACTTTAAAAATAAAAATACTGGAGAAATAATTCTTTTTGGTGCAGATAGAACTGGTAAAAATATATTAAACGTTATTGAAAATTCAAAAGAAAGATTCTTAATTATTGATTATAATCCAAAAATCATTAAAGATCTGTCCAAAAGAGGATATAATTCAATATATGGCGATGCATCAAATCTCGAATTGTTGAATGAATTGAATTTTAAAGAATCTAAAATGTTAATTTCTACAATTTCAGATATCGAAACAGACATTCTTTTGATAAAAACAATATTAAAATCAAACAAAAATGCGATTATTATCGTAATTGCGCATAAAATCGAAGATGCGATTAAATTATATGAAGAAGGTGCTAGTTACGTTATAATGCCGCATTTTTTAGGAAGTATTCATGCATCCTTAATGATTCAAAAATACGGGCTAAATATCGAAGAATTTTTAAAAGAAAAAAGTAATCATATGGAATCTTTGAAAAAATCTCAAGAATTATTTAGGCATACAAAATAA
- a CDS encoding MarR family winged helix-turn-helix transcriptional regulator produces MAECILNCCLYFTANKLAREITKMAEEEFNKIGLSPNYAFLLMISCKSPGICSGDVAKELNLDSSTVTRYVDKLEGKGLVSRESCGKNSLIYPTKEGISTNLKIQEIWDSLYHKYSKVLGYDEGKKLTKIINNAAEKLKKA; encoded by the coding sequence ATGGCTGAATGTATACTTAATTGCTGTCTTTATTTTACTGCAAACAAACTTGCAAGGGAAATTACGAAGATGGCTGAAGAAGAATTTAATAAAATCGGGTTATCTCCAAATTATGCATTTTTATTGATGATTTCATGTAAATCTCCAGGAATTTGTTCTGGCGATGTTGCAAAAGAATTGAATCTTGATTCATCGACAGTTACGAGATACGTAGATAAACTTGAGGGAAAAGGCCTTGTTTCAAGAGAATCTTGTGGTAAAAATTCTTTAATATATCCCACAAAAGAAGGAATATCTACTAATTTAAAAATACAAGAGATATGGGACTCTTTATATCATAAATATTCAAAAGTTTTGGGGTATGACGAAGGAAAAAAACTTACAAAGATAATTAATAATGCCGCAGAAAAATTAAAAAAGGCTTAA
- a CDS encoding nitroreductase family protein: MRLDVIFKRRSVRAYLDKKIGDLKIEKMLRAAMQAPSAVNQQPWEFLIVQSKDMLKMISEMSPYSKIVSEAPLAIIALGNKDKMIAPDFWQQDLSASVENLLLEAVELNLGAVWLGVFPLADRVDYITQIFDLPQNIIPFAVISIGYPKNLDSNGFVDRYDSSKIKYEKYL; encoded by the coding sequence ATGAGATTGGACGTTATTTTTAAACGAAGGAGTGTACGGGCATATTTGGATAAAAAAATAGGGGATTTAAAAATTGAAAAAATGTTAAGAGCAGCAATGCAGGCCCCTTCAGCAGTAAATCAACAGCCATGGGAGTTTCTTATTGTCCAAAGTAAAGACATGCTTAAAATGATATCTGAAATGAGCCCATACAGTAAAATTGTTTCAGAAGCGCCATTAGCAATTATTGCACTGGGAAATAAAGATAAAATGATTGCGCCGGATTTTTGGCAGCAGGACCTAAGTGCTTCGGTAGAAAATTTACTTTTAGAAGCAGTTGAATTAAATCTTGGTGCAGTTTGGCTCGGTGTTTTTCCCTTAGCGGATCGGGTAGATTACATAACTCAAATATTTGATTTACCTCAAAATATTATTCCTTTTGCAGTAATATCAATAGGATACCCAAAAAATTTAGATTCTAATGGATTTGTGGATCGATATGATTCATCTAAAATAAAATATGAAAAATATCTCTAA
- a CDS encoding ATP-binding protein: MELRDIIKSIIKEYEQREISLNERNITLPETNKALAVVGIRRSGKTSILMKLFKETENAVFFPLDDDRVFPVTLDTLREIVKVSKEMYSDKKITFFFDEIQEIENFELVVKRLVEKEDYKVYLTGSSSKLLSKEIATQLRGRSLSVEVFPLSFKEYIDFKKITLTDVLTEQEHANILNNLENYLNYGGFPEIVLEEENREDILKNYLDMVVYKDIIERYNVKNTDSLRLFLKFLINSNTKKVSINKLANHFKSMGVSVSKNTLYEYLSHLNDSYVIFPLKKYAYSLKESSLSLMKSYVIDNGFIKMYDFKNSSDIGKYLENAVFIELRRRGLVENQELFYYEDDIGEVDFLVKQNEHVSKLINVCYNLNFENYDREIKKLVKIGKKIKCNELYLVTFDLEKEITEDGVLVKAIPFWKFVDLEI; encoded by the coding sequence ATGGAACTTCGAGATATCATAAAATCAATAATTAAAGAATACGAACAAAGAGAAATATCATTAAATGAAAGAAATATAACCCTGCCAGAAACAAACAAAGCGCTTGCAGTTGTTGGAATAAGAAGATCTGGAAAAACATCAATATTGATGAAATTATTTAAAGAAACTGAAAATGCAGTATTCTTTCCACTTGATGATGATCGGGTTTTTCCAGTAACGCTCGATACATTAAGAGAAATAGTGAAAGTTTCAAAAGAGATGTACTCCGATAAAAAAATAACCTTCTTTTTTGACGAAATTCAAGAAATCGAAAACTTTGAACTTGTAGTAAAACGGCTTGTTGAAAAAGAAGATTATAAAGTATATTTAACAGGTTCTTCATCAAAACTACTTTCAAAAGAAATTGCAACACAGCTTAGAGGAAGAAGTTTAAGTGTTGAAGTATTTCCATTATCATTCAAAGAATACATAGATTTTAAGAAAATAACGTTAACGGACGTTTTAACTGAGCAGGAACATGCCAATATACTGAATAACTTGGAAAATTATCTAAATTACGGTGGATTTCCAGAAATCGTACTCGAAGAAGAAAATCGTGAAGATATTTTGAAAAACTATCTTGATATGGTAGTTTATAAAGACATTATTGAAAGGTACAATGTGAAAAATACCGATTCATTGCGGTTATTTTTAAAATTCTTAATCAATTCAAACACGAAAAAAGTTTCTATCAATAAACTTGCAAATCACTTTAAATCTATGGGCGTTAGTGTAAGTAAAAACACCCTATACGAATATTTGAGCCATTTAAATGATTCTTACGTGATATTTCCGTTAAAAAAATACGCTTACAGTTTAAAAGAGAGCAGTTTAAGTTTGATGAAGTCATACGTGATCGATAATGGCTTTATAAAAATGTACGACTTTAAAAATTCAAGCGATATTGGAAAATACCTTGAAAATGCAGTTTTTATTGAATTAAGAAGAAGAGGATTAGTTGAAAATCAGGAACTCTTTTACTATGAAGATGATATCGGTGAAGTCGACTTTTTAGTTAAACAAAATGAGCATGTTTCAAAATTAATAAACGTCTGTTACAACTTAAATTTTGAAAATTACGATAGGGAAATTAAAAAACTCGTTAAAATCGGGAAGAAAATAAAATGCAATGAATTATATCTGGTAACATTTGATTTAGAGAAAGAAATAACTGAAGATGGCGTTTTAGTTAAAGCTATTCCATTTTGGAAGTTTGTTGATTTAGAAATTTAA